In one window of Nocardiopsis aegyptia DNA:
- a CDS encoding NAD(P)/FAD-dependent oxidoreductase produces MPSTLRDVVIAGAGMAGLHAAEALRRKGFEGRVTLVGEEPHVPYSRPPLSKEALTGIGMEPSGGEPGWLVGHRSLRLLDDAEIAGLELDFRPGTRAVGLDPAAREVTVTGPDGRTTPLRYDGLVVATGARARRPDTGLAGVHVLRTLDDAEAVRAEFDSAGRVVVVGAGFVGAEVAASARAVGMDVTLIEAAPTPLTRAIDPRVGGVFTELHRENGVDVRLGVGVAGFEGGDRVERVRLADGTAIEASLVVAGLGVELNTEWLRGSGVELLGDGAVLCDEYSETTVPGVYAVGDLANWPHPRFGGRIRLEHWTNASEQGTAAAHNLLAGGGRVPFTPVPYFWSDQYKKKIQLLGQGAPADEVAFVHGSPEDRKFVAFLGRGGMLTGVLGLRSTPRTMRYRGLLEKPTTWDEALDAAGFSPAR; encoded by the coding sequence GTGCCGTCCACCCTGAGGGACGTCGTGATCGCCGGTGCCGGAATGGCCGGCCTGCACGCGGCCGAGGCGCTGCGCCGGAAGGGCTTCGAGGGGCGGGTGACGCTCGTGGGAGAGGAGCCCCACGTTCCCTACTCGCGCCCGCCGCTGTCCAAGGAGGCCCTGACCGGGATCGGCATGGAGCCCTCCGGCGGCGAGCCCGGCTGGCTCGTCGGCCACCGCTCGCTCCGCCTGCTCGACGACGCGGAGATCGCCGGCCTGGAGCTGGACTTCCGGCCTGGGACGCGAGCCGTGGGCCTGGACCCCGCCGCGCGCGAGGTGACCGTCACCGGACCCGACGGCCGTACGACGCCCCTGCGCTACGACGGGCTGGTCGTCGCGACCGGCGCCCGTGCCCGCCGCCCGGACACCGGTCTCGCGGGCGTGCACGTGCTGCGCACGCTCGACGACGCCGAGGCCGTGCGGGCGGAGTTCGACTCCGCGGGCCGCGTGGTCGTGGTGGGGGCCGGGTTCGTCGGGGCCGAGGTGGCCGCGAGCGCCCGCGCCGTGGGCATGGACGTCACGCTGATCGAGGCCGCGCCGACCCCGCTGACGCGCGCGATCGATCCCCGGGTCGGCGGTGTGTTCACCGAACTGCACCGGGAGAACGGGGTGGACGTGCGCCTGGGCGTCGGCGTCGCCGGCTTCGAGGGCGGCGACCGGGTGGAGCGGGTCCGGCTGGCCGACGGCACCGCGATCGAGGCCTCGCTGGTCGTGGCCGGACTGGGCGTCGAGCTCAACACCGAGTGGTTGCGCGGGTCCGGGGTCGAACTGCTCGGCGACGGCGCGGTGCTGTGCGACGAGTACTCGGAGACCACCGTGCCCGGCGTGTACGCGGTCGGCGACCTCGCGAACTGGCCGCACCCCCGGTTCGGCGGACGGATCCGGCTGGAGCACTGGACCAACGCGAGCGAGCAGGGCACGGCGGCCGCGCACAACCTGCTCGCCGGAGGGGGGCGGGTGCCCTTCACCCCGGTGCCCTACTTCTGGTCGGACCAATACAAGAAGAAGATCCAGCTGCTGGGGCAGGGTGCCCCGGCCGATGAGGTCGCCTTCGTGCACGGTTCACCGGAGGACCGAAAGTTCGTGGCCTTCCTGGGGCGCGGCGGCATGCTCACCGGCGTGCTCGGGCTGCGGTCCACGCCCCGCACCATGCGGTACCGGGGGCTGTTGGAGAAGCCCACGACATGGGACGAGGCGCTGGACGCGGCGGGGTTCAGTCCCGCACGGTGA
- a CDS encoding ferredoxin, giving the protein MRVKVDFDECESNALCMGAAPEVFEVRDDDFLYLLTEEPPAELHERVREAERLCPKRAITVRD; this is encoded by the coding sequence ATGCGAGTCAAGGTCGACTTCGACGAGTGCGAGAGCAACGCCCTGTGCATGGGGGCCGCGCCCGAGGTCTTCGAGGTCCGCGACGACGACTTCCTCTACCTGCTGACCGAGGAACCCCCGGCCGAGCTGCACGAGCGCGTACGCGAGGCGGAGCGGCTCTGCCCCAAGCGCGCCATCACCGTGCGGGACTGA
- a CDS encoding DUF4153 domain-containing protein, with amino-acid sequence MTATDDSAGRQGPAPGYARPHGGTGYDAYGRPVHPGWAGAPSPYERPRPQRVPLPQAPVWLPIALVGVGVVAAFLATLNRPGLGLVITGVVAGLTALAALMVRPAIPESGVPPEEAKEDVTPSPDAPRGRAVAEAGTNPRVHATVTPEPAVDAGPGTPDVPEEAVGTPDAAGEEGPDESGDEKPDEDARTGDAAASEDYAGPDAEDGAHEAPPTAEGGASGGETDGTETRDADSPVPEADTDPKDTEAPQGYPGHPGYAAAPWPRPGYADRSHPGYPGHAYPWHHGNAHVHQAYAAHGHRPPYEPPPAAPPRPDRYAYTWSAVFGVLAAVLLATAALRDAGWVLVWTLTGSFLLASMAFATRNPAARRNAVGVATGALALLRNLPATPRFLLSPLNTKRAAGLVLPLIVTSMVTLGLLLVFGLLFALADPVFSAYIGRMFTSVGTGSGLLRLFGMLVTMLLTGAAVLTARRYHRPRPRPAAPAADPLWPVWVWTVPLAALVALFVAFVGVQAAVMFGGDDYVQRVSGVIYAEYARQGFFQLVVVSALVLGVIAVAVRLLPSRIASTRTLRNALLGLLCVLTLVILASAMMRLQLYIDTFGLTRLRVSAEAWILWSAGVFGLVIVAGLCNTLGRSAAWLPRVTVAFGAVALAVFAYGNPDLRIAESHHDLDLAAVDTWYLRDLSADAVPGLMGLPEHERDCALVGLRDRLDDPDGRGVAAWNLSRVQGRQQLAELGLFNDVSGLDCGVRDYVDW; translated from the coding sequence GTGACCGCTACGGACGACAGCGCAGGACGGCAGGGGCCGGCCCCCGGGTACGCCCGGCCGCACGGCGGGACGGGATACGACGCCTACGGGCGCCCGGTCCACCCGGGGTGGGCGGGGGCGCCCTCGCCCTACGAACGGCCCCGACCACAGAGGGTGCCGCTCCCCCAGGCCCCCGTCTGGCTCCCGATCGCGCTGGTGGGCGTCGGCGTCGTGGCGGCGTTCCTGGCGACGCTGAACCGCCCGGGGCTCGGCCTGGTGATCACCGGCGTGGTCGCGGGCCTGACCGCCCTGGCCGCCCTCATGGTGCGTCCGGCCATCCCGGAGAGCGGTGTTCCGCCGGAAGAGGCGAAGGAGGACGTGACGCCTTCTCCGGACGCCCCGCGCGGGCGTGCCGTCGCCGAGGCGGGGACGAACCCCCGGGTGCACGCGACCGTCACGCCGGAGCCCGCCGTGGACGCTGGGCCTGGGACCCCCGACGTACCGGAGGAGGCGGTCGGGACTCCGGACGCGGCCGGGGAAGAAGGCCCGGACGAGTCGGGGGACGAGAAGCCCGACGAGGACGCCCGGACCGGCGACGCCGCCGCGAGTGAGGACTACGCCGGGCCGGACGCCGAGGACGGGGCCCACGAGGCACCGCCGACCGCCGAGGGCGGTGCGTCCGGGGGCGAGACGGACGGGACGGAGACCAGGGACGCCGACAGCCCCGTACCGGAGGCGGACACCGACCCGAAGGACACCGAAGCGCCCCAGGGCTACCCGGGCCACCCGGGCTACGCCGCGGCCCCCTGGCCCCGCCCCGGGTACGCCGACCGGTCCCACCCCGGGTACCCCGGGCACGCCTATCCGTGGCACCACGGCAACGCCCACGTCCACCAGGCCTACGCCGCCCACGGCCACCGGCCCCCGTACGAGCCGCCGCCCGCCGCGCCGCCGCGGCCCGACCGGTACGCCTACACGTGGTCGGCGGTCTTCGGCGTCCTGGCGGCCGTCCTGCTGGCCACCGCGGCCCTGCGGGACGCGGGCTGGGTGCTCGTGTGGACGCTGACGGGCTCGTTCCTCCTCGCCTCGATGGCGTTCGCGACCCGCAACCCGGCCGCGCGGCGGAACGCCGTCGGCGTGGCCACGGGCGCGTTGGCCCTCCTGCGCAACCTGCCCGCCACCCCGAGGTTCCTCCTCAGCCCCCTGAACACCAAGCGCGCCGCCGGCCTCGTGCTCCCGCTCATCGTCACCTCGATGGTCACCCTCGGCCTGCTCCTGGTCTTCGGCCTGCTGTTCGCCCTCGCCGACCCCGTGTTCTCCGCCTACATCGGGCGGATGTTCACCTCCGTCGGGACGGGCTCGGGCCTCCTGCGCCTGTTCGGCATGCTCGTGACGATGCTCCTCACCGGCGCGGCCGTCCTCACCGCCCGCCGGTACCACCGTCCGCGTCCCCGCCCGGCCGCGCCCGCGGCCGACCCGCTCTGGCCGGTCTGGGTCTGGACCGTGCCCCTCGCCGCCCTGGTGGCCCTCTTCGTCGCCTTCGTCGGCGTGCAGGCCGCCGTCATGTTCGGCGGGGACGACTACGTGCAGCGGGTCTCCGGTGTCATCTACGCCGAGTACGCGCGGCAGGGCTTCTTCCAGCTCGTGGTGGTGAGCGCGCTCGTCCTGGGCGTCATCGCGGTCGCGGTCCGGCTGCTGCCCTCGCGCATCGCCTCGACGCGGACCCTGCGCAACGCCCTGCTGGGCCTGCTGTGCGTGCTCACCCTGGTCATCCTCGCGTCCGCGATGATGCGCCTGCAGCTCTACATCGACACCTTCGGCCTGACCCGCCTGCGCGTCAGCGCCGAGGCGTGGATCCTGTGGAGTGCGGGCGTGTTCGGCCTGGTCATCGTGGCCGGGCTGTGCAACACCCTCGGCCGCTCGGCCGCCTGGCTGCCACGGGTGACGGTCGCCTTCGGCGCCGTGGCCCTGGCCGTGTTCGCCTACGGCAACCCCGACCTGCGGATCGCGGAGAGCCACCACGACCTCGACCTGGCCGCCGTGGACACCTGGTACCTGCGCGACCTGTCCGCCGACGCGGTCCCCGGACTGATGGGGCTGCCCGAGCACGAACGCGACTGCGCCCTGGTGGGACTGCGCGACCGGCTGGACGACCCCGACGGTCGCGGGGTGGCCGCCTGGAACCTCTCCCGCGTCCAGGGGCGGCAGCAGCTCGCCGAACTGGGCCTGTTCAACGATGTCAGCGGCCTCGACTGCGGCGTCCGCGACTACGTCGACTGGTGA
- the pip gene encoding prolyl aminopeptidase, giving the protein MRTLYPPIDPYDSGMLDVGDGHRVYWELCGNPAGKPAVFLHGGPGGGCTPDHRRLFDPEKYRVLLFDQRNCGRSTPHASEMDSDLSTNTTWTLVEDMERLREMIGAPTWQVFGGSWGSCLALAYAQTHPDRVSELIVRGIFTLRDEELRWFYQEGASMLFPDLWESYLEPIPEEERGDLIAAYARRLNDPDRAVRLAAARAWSVWEGSTVTLLPNPELRAHHADEDYALAFARIENHYFTNKGFLTPNQLIDGAEKIRHIPGVIVQGRYDTCTPVRTSWDLHRAWPEAEYHIVDDAGHAFSEPGILDRLIEATDRFAK; this is encoded by the coding sequence GTGCGCACCCTGTATCCGCCCATCGACCCCTACGACTCGGGCATGCTCGACGTCGGCGACGGCCACCGCGTGTACTGGGAGCTGTGCGGCAACCCCGCGGGCAAGCCCGCGGTGTTCCTGCACGGCGGTCCCGGCGGCGGCTGCACTCCCGACCACCGCAGGCTGTTCGACCCGGAGAAGTACCGGGTCCTGCTGTTCGACCAGCGCAACTGCGGCCGTTCGACGCCGCACGCGAGCGAGATGGACTCCGACCTGTCCACGAACACCACGTGGACGCTGGTGGAGGACATGGAGCGGCTGCGGGAGATGATCGGCGCCCCGACCTGGCAGGTCTTCGGCGGATCCTGGGGCAGCTGCCTGGCCCTGGCCTACGCCCAGACGCACCCCGACCGGGTCAGCGAGCTGATCGTACGCGGCATCTTCACCCTGCGCGACGAGGAGCTGCGCTGGTTCTACCAGGAGGGCGCCTCGATGCTCTTCCCGGACCTGTGGGAGTCCTACCTGGAGCCCATCCCCGAGGAGGAGCGCGGCGACCTCATCGCCGCCTACGCTCGGCGTCTGAACGACCCCGACCGCGCGGTCCGCCTGGCCGCGGCCCGCGCGTGGAGCGTGTGGGAGGGCTCGACGGTGACGCTGCTGCCCAACCCGGAACTGCGCGCCCACCACGCGGACGAGGACTACGCGCTGGCGTTCGCCCGGATCGAGAACCACTACTTCACGAACAAGGGGTTCCTCACGCCGAACCAGCTCATCGACGGGGCGGAGAAGATCCGGCACATCCCCGGAGTGATCGTGCAGGGCCGCTACGACACGTGCACACCGGTGCGCACCTCCTGGGACCTGCACAGGGCGTGGCCGGAGGCGGAGTACCACATCGTCGACGACGCGGGCCACGCGTTCAGTGAGCCCGGCATCCTCGACCGGCTCATCGAGGCCACCGACCGCTTCGCGAAGTGA
- a CDS encoding DUF4429 domain-containing protein, translating to MEELRGHHGTWRLDDEMVRIRFDSGRKVPTLFKSLGSCAVPLAAVADVEFDQGDRKPSRRPPPPGAASREGWATLNGRLRRSSSDWRLRLRLADGTDPYAQLGGPGSEAPTPLVLTGPNDRELLAEYFSDQLASAARYARELADRAPDPAEVAKGLVARPPVQVRTAEGSASFDGTRVRLQWDGWLSSTAKEREKSREYRLSEIESATWYPPVDVTEGYLRIVLRGVTIPEATELENDFFTLASHGTKGGEETLLMAATLNAHIEPADAVAEEAAPALPAAPGVSAEEESVFAKIRELGRLHAEGLLTDEEFSAKKAELLDRL from the coding sequence ATGGAGGAACTGCGCGGACACCACGGGACCTGGCGGCTCGACGACGAGATGGTGCGGATCCGTTTCGATTCCGGCCGCAAGGTGCCGACGCTGTTCAAGTCACTGGGCAGCTGCGCGGTTCCGCTGGCGGCCGTCGCCGACGTCGAGTTCGACCAGGGCGACCGCAAGCCCTCCCGTCGCCCACCACCGCCCGGGGCCGCTTCGCGCGAGGGGTGGGCCACCCTCAACGGACGCCTTCGGCGCAGTTCCTCCGACTGGCGCCTGCGGCTGCGCCTGGCCGACGGCACCGACCCCTACGCGCAGTTGGGCGGGCCGGGCAGCGAGGCGCCGACACCGCTGGTGCTGACCGGACCGAACGACCGCGAACTCCTCGCCGAGTACTTTTCCGACCAGCTCGCCTCGGCGGCCAGGTACGCCCGGGAGCTGGCCGACCGGGCCCCGGACCCGGCGGAGGTGGCCAAGGGGCTGGTCGCCCGGCCGCCCGTGCAGGTGCGCACCGCGGAGGGCTCGGCGTCCTTCGACGGCACGCGTGTGCGGCTGCAGTGGGACGGATGGCTCTCCAGCACCGCCAAGGAGCGGGAGAAGTCGCGCGAGTACCGGCTGTCGGAGATCGAGTCGGCCACCTGGTACCCGCCGGTGGACGTCACGGAGGGGTACCTGCGCATCGTGCTGCGGGGTGTGACGATCCCCGAGGCGACGGAGCTGGAGAACGACTTCTTCACCCTGGCCTCCCACGGCACGAAGGGCGGCGAGGAGACGCTGCTGATGGCGGCGACCCTGAACGCCCACATCGAGCCCGCCGACGCGGTCGCGGAGGAGGCCGCCCCGGCGCTGCCCGCGGCCCCCGGCGTCAGTGCGGAGGAGGAGTCGGTCTTCGCCAAGATCCGGGAGCTGGGGCGCCTGCACGCCGAGGGCCTGCTCACCGATGAGGAGTTCAGCGCCAAGAAGGCCGAACTCCTGGACCGCCTCTGA
- a CDS encoding AMP-binding protein, with protein MSKEKAAAGAAEFRAARDLLLEHRTDQEKAHREFTWPRSEHFNWALDHFDAVARTRPDRTALWVVAEDGTDTKYTYRHLSERSNQVANWLIGQGVHPGDRIMVMLGNQVELWETTLAAVKLGAVVAPTAPILSEGDLVDRLERGDVQHVVCGVEATEKFADLRGHWTRICAGYMDGWLNYADSEHAGLDFAQPHATHPDDPLLLYFTSGTTARPKMVTHTQSSYPVGHLSTMYWLGVQPGDIHLNVSQPGWAKHAYSSMFAPWNAEATVLALDQARFDPERLLDEVVRRGVDTLCAPPTVWRMLLQTDLGAWRVGLREALAAGEPLNAEVVDRVREAWGITVRDGFGQTETTMLVGNGPGRPVVPGSVGRPLPGYDIVIVDPATGEPAETGQIGVDMTRDPVGVMRGYADSDDAGGRVRRHLYLTGDIAGRDSAGNLRYIGRTDDVFKASDYRISPFELESVLVEHEYVAEAAVVPSPDPLRLSVAKAYVALADGVAPDAVTARAIFSYARERLSPYKRVRRLEFAELPKTVSGKIRRVQLRRAEAERGAVTDGARHPREYWEEDLPGLTD; from the coding sequence ATGTCGAAAGAGAAGGCCGCCGCGGGTGCGGCGGAGTTCCGGGCCGCGCGGGACCTGCTCCTGGAGCACCGCACGGACCAGGAGAAGGCGCACCGAGAGTTCACCTGGCCCCGGTCGGAGCACTTCAACTGGGCCCTGGACCACTTCGACGCGGTCGCCCGGACCCGTCCGGACCGGACCGCCCTCTGGGTCGTCGCCGAGGACGGCACCGACACCAAGTACACCTACCGCCACCTGTCCGAGCGCTCCAACCAGGTGGCGAACTGGCTGATCGGGCAGGGCGTGCACCCCGGCGACCGGATCATGGTGATGCTCGGCAACCAGGTGGAGCTGTGGGAGACCACGCTGGCCGCCGTCAAGCTCGGCGCCGTGGTCGCCCCCACCGCGCCGATCCTGTCCGAGGGCGACCTGGTCGACCGGTTGGAGCGCGGCGACGTCCAGCACGTGGTCTGCGGGGTCGAGGCGACCGAGAAGTTCGCCGACCTGCGGGGCCACTGGACGCGCATCTGCGCCGGGTACATGGACGGCTGGCTCAACTACGCCGACTCCGAGCACGCCGGGCTGGACTTCGCGCAGCCGCACGCCACGCACCCGGACGACCCCCTGCTGCTGTACTTCACCTCCGGGACCACCGCCCGCCCCAAGATGGTGACCCACACCCAGAGCTCCTATCCCGTCGGCCATCTGTCGACCATGTACTGGCTCGGTGTGCAGCCCGGCGACATCCACCTGAACGTGTCCCAGCCCGGATGGGCCAAGCACGCCTACAGCAGCATGTTCGCGCCCTGGAACGCCGAGGCGACGGTGCTGGCGCTGGACCAGGCCCGCTTCGACCCCGAACGGCTGCTCGACGAGGTGGTGCGCCGCGGCGTCGACACCCTGTGCGCGCCACCCACGGTGTGGCGGATGCTCCTGCAGACCGACCTGGGCGCGTGGCGGGTGGGGCTGCGCGAGGCCCTGGCCGCGGGCGAGCCGCTCAACGCCGAGGTCGTGGACCGGGTCCGCGAGGCGTGGGGCATCACCGTCCGCGACGGCTTCGGCCAGACCGAGACCACCATGCTCGTCGGCAACGGCCCCGGTCGGCCCGTGGTGCCGGGGTCCGTGGGCCGTCCCCTGCCGGGCTACGACATCGTCATCGTGGACCCGGCGACCGGGGAGCCCGCCGAGACCGGGCAGATCGGGGTGGACATGACCCGGGATCCCGTCGGTGTGATGCGGGGGTACGCCGACTCCGACGACGCCGGCGGACGGGTCCGCCGGCACCTGTACCTCACCGGCGACATCGCCGGCCGGGATTCCGCCGGGAACCTGCGCTATATCGGCCGTACGGACGACGTCTTCAAAGCCTCGGATTACCGCATCTCGCCATTCGAGCTGGAAAGCGTCCTCGTCGAACACGAATATGTGGCGGAGGCCGCGGTGGTCCCCTCTCCGGACCCGTTGCGCCTGTCCGTCGCCAAGGCCTACGTCGCCCTCGCCGACGGGGTGGCGCCCGACGCCGTCACCGCGCGCGCCATCTTCTCCTACGCCCGCGAGCGCCTCTCGCCCTACAAGCGGGTCAGACGCCTGGAGTTCGCGGAGCTGCCCAAGACGGTCTCGGGTAAGATCCGCCGTGTGCAGCTGCGCCGGGCCGAGGCCGAACGGGGCGCGGTCACCGATGGTGCGCGCCACCCGCGCGAGTACTGGGAGGAGGACCTCCCCGGGCTGACGGACTGA
- a CDS encoding 3-deoxy-7-phosphoheptulonate synthase — translation MPSTNDTRVASYQPLIAPEDLLAELPLGPERSTLVEDSRAEVTRVLNGEDDRLLVVVGPCSVHDTESAMDYAERLKALVPSLNDDLCVVMRVYFEKPRTTVGWKGLINDPGLDDTYDVHRGLRTARKLLLDINSLGLPAGTEFLDPITPQYIADVVSWGAIGARTTESQVHRQLSSGLSTPVGFKNGTDGDVQVAVDAVGAAAASHTFFGVDPHGAGSVVVTDGNPDCHVILRGGRSGPNYEAAPVGAALDVIEKSGLPRRLMIDASHANSGKDHTRQPGVAAAIAAQVAEGQKGIIGVMLESFIVEGAQKLGDPSALTYGQSITDKCMGWETTEHVLAELAEAVRQRRKTTA, via the coding sequence ATGCCCAGCACCAACGACACCAGGGTGGCCAGCTACCAGCCGCTCATCGCCCCCGAGGACCTGCTGGCCGAACTCCCTCTGGGCCCCGAACGCAGCACCCTGGTGGAGGACTCCCGCGCCGAGGTGACGCGGGTCCTCAACGGGGAGGACGACCGTCTGCTCGTCGTCGTCGGCCCCTGCTCCGTGCACGACACCGAGTCCGCCATGGACTACGCCGAGCGGCTCAAGGCCCTGGTGCCGTCCCTGAACGACGACCTGTGCGTGGTCATGCGCGTGTACTTCGAGAAGCCGCGCACCACGGTGGGGTGGAAGGGCCTGATCAACGACCCCGGCCTGGACGACACCTACGACGTGCACCGCGGCCTGCGCACCGCACGCAAGCTGCTGCTGGACATCAACTCCCTCGGGCTGCCCGCCGGGACCGAGTTCCTCGACCCCATCACCCCGCAGTACATCGCCGACGTCGTCTCCTGGGGCGCGATCGGCGCGCGCACCACGGAGAGCCAGGTGCACCGCCAGCTGAGCAGCGGCCTGAGCACCCCCGTCGGCTTCAAGAACGGCACCGACGGCGACGTGCAGGTCGCCGTGGACGCGGTCGGCGCCGCCGCCGCCTCGCACACGTTCTTCGGTGTGGACCCGCACGGCGCCGGCTCGGTGGTCGTCACCGACGGCAACCCGGACTGCCACGTGATCCTGCGCGGCGGCCGCAGCGGCCCCAACTACGAGGCCGCGCCGGTCGGGGCCGCCCTCGACGTCATCGAGAAGTCGGGGCTGCCGCGCCGCCTGATGATCGACGCCAGCCACGCCAACAGCGGCAAGGACCACACCCGCCAGCCGGGGGTCGCCGCCGCCATCGCCGCCCAGGTGGCCGAGGGCCAGAAGGGCATCATCGGCGTGATGCTGGAGAGCTTCATCGTCGAGGGCGCCCAGAAGCTCGGCGACCCGTCCGCGCTCACCTACGGCCAGTCCATCACCGACAAGTGCATGGGCTGGGAGACCACCGAGCACGTGCTGGCCGAGCTCGCCGAGGCCGTGCGGCAGCGCCGCAAGACCACCGCCTGA
- the blaOXA gene encoding class D beta-lactamase — protein sequence MGTDIERPGRPVERRSRLVVTAGCALALTGVVSGCAEEPEGPRPEQVSGSVRGDVTTVERADLESHFADAGLEGTFVLYDADSRVTTVVDPEQAAVRQPPASTFKIPNTLIGLQTGAVADVDEVLPYGGEPQPVAEWEQDMGLRDAFPLSNVPVYQELARRVGHEPMAAWVDRLDYGNREVGGPDEVDRFWLEGPLEVSAQEQTEFLSLLARKELPVDTAHQEAVHEIALVEEAEDYRLYAKSGWGADVDPSPGWWVGWVESGSDVHTFALRVEIEGDADAELREPLARDLLAELEVLPPEAA from the coding sequence GTGGGTACCGACATCGAGCGTCCGGGCCGGCCGGTGGAGCGCCGGAGCCGACTCGTGGTGACAGCGGGCTGCGCTCTGGCACTGACGGGCGTCGTGTCCGGGTGCGCCGAGGAACCCGAGGGGCCGCGGCCGGAACAGGTCTCGGGCAGCGTGCGGGGGGACGTGACCACCGTCGAGCGCGCCGACCTGGAGTCCCACTTCGCCGACGCGGGGCTGGAGGGCACCTTCGTGCTCTACGACGCCGACTCGCGGGTGACCACCGTCGTCGACCCCGAGCAGGCGGCCGTGCGGCAGCCGCCGGCGTCCACGTTCAAGATCCCCAACACGCTCATCGGCCTGCAGACCGGTGCGGTGGCCGATGTCGACGAGGTGCTGCCCTACGGGGGCGAGCCGCAGCCGGTGGCGGAGTGGGAACAGGACATGGGTCTGCGTGACGCCTTCCCGCTGTCGAACGTCCCCGTCTACCAGGAGCTGGCCAGGCGGGTCGGACACGAGCCGATGGCCGCGTGGGTGGACCGCCTGGACTACGGCAACCGCGAGGTCGGCGGCCCGGACGAGGTCGACCGGTTCTGGCTGGAGGGCCCGCTGGAGGTCTCCGCGCAGGAGCAGACCGAGTTCCTGTCCCTGCTGGCCCGCAAGGAGCTGCCGGTGGACACCGCCCACCAGGAGGCGGTGCACGAGATCGCCCTGGTGGAGGAGGCGGAGGACTACCGCCTGTACGCCAAGAGCGGGTGGGGCGCCGACGTCGACCCCTCGCCCGGCTGGTGGGTGGGCTGGGTCGAGAGCGGTTCCGACGTCCACACCTTCGCTCTGCGGGTGGAGATCGAGGGGGACGCCGACGCCGAGCTGCGCGAGCCCCTGGCCCGCGACCTGCTGGCGGAACTGGAGGTCCTGCCGCCCGAGGCGGCCTGA
- the gcvT gene encoding glycine cleavage system aminomethyltransferase GcvT — translation MSEPASVPRATALREIHEKAGATLVDFAGWLMPLRYGSETAEHKAVREAAGLFDLSHMGEIRLSGPQAAEALDHALVGHLSKVKVGRARYTMITDADGGVLDDLIVYRLGEREYLVVANAANAPVVSAALAERARGFDVEVSDESADYALIAIQGPRAVEILAPLTDANLDDIRYYAGYEHTVAGQPVLLARTGYTGEDGFEIFVRPAAEAPRVWEALMAAGADHGLVPAGLSARDTLRMEAGMPLYGQELTAELTPFDAGLGRVVKFDKDGDFVGRDALEKASRTARARRLIGLVAQGRRPLRRGQEVQRDGVTVGTITSGAPSPTLGRPIAMAYVDGDLDTATGTFTVDVRGRGEAVDVVELPFYQRQS, via the coding sequence ATGTCAGAGCCCGCCTCAGTTCCGCGTGCCACCGCACTGCGCGAGATCCACGAGAAGGCCGGCGCCACCCTGGTCGACTTCGCCGGGTGGCTCATGCCGCTGCGCTACGGCAGCGAGACCGCCGAGCACAAGGCGGTCCGCGAGGCCGCCGGCCTCTTCGACCTCTCCCACATGGGCGAGATCCGTCTGAGCGGCCCCCAGGCCGCCGAGGCCCTCGACCACGCGCTGGTCGGCCACCTGTCCAAGGTCAAGGTGGGCCGCGCCCGCTACACCATGATCACCGACGCCGACGGCGGCGTCCTGGACGACCTCATCGTCTACCGGCTCGGCGAGCGGGAGTACCTGGTCGTCGCCAACGCCGCCAACGCGCCCGTCGTGTCCGCCGCTCTCGCCGAGAGGGCCCGGGGCTTCGACGTCGAGGTGAGCGACGAGTCCGCGGACTACGCGCTCATCGCGATCCAGGGCCCGCGCGCCGTCGAGATCCTGGCGCCGCTGACCGACGCCAACCTCGACGACATCCGCTACTACGCGGGCTACGAGCACACCGTCGCCGGGCAGCCCGTCCTGCTCGCCCGTACCGGCTACACCGGCGAGGACGGCTTCGAGATCTTCGTCCGCCCCGCCGCCGAGGCCCCCCGTGTCTGGGAGGCGCTCATGGCGGCCGGCGCCGACCACGGGCTCGTGCCCGCCGGGCTCTCCGCCCGCGACACCCTCCGCATGGAGGCCGGCATGCCCCTGTACGGCCAGGAGCTCACCGCCGAACTCACCCCCTTCGACGCCGGCCTGGGCCGCGTGGTGAAGTTCGACAAGGACGGTGACTTCGTCGGCCGCGACGCGCTGGAGAAGGCCTCGCGCACCGCGCGCGCACGGCGTCTCATCGGCCTGGTCGCCCAGGGCCGCCGCCCGCTGCGCAGGGGCCAGGAGGTCCAGCGCGACGGCGTCACCGTCGGCACCATCACCAGCGGCGCGCCCTCCCCGACCCTGGGCCGCCCCATCGCCATGGCCTACGTGGACGGCGACCTCGACACCGCGACCGGCACGTTCACCGTGGACGTGCGGGGCCGGGGCGAGGCCGTCGACGTGGTCGAGCTGCCGTTCTACCAGCGGCAGTCGTAG